A window of the Polaribacter sp. HaHaR_3_91 genome harbors these coding sequences:
- a CDS encoding transglutaminase family protein gives MIFDLWHKTKYSYENGASFCHNITTLKPKSFKGQNVLEYALEISPEPTDISERLDFFGNTVTRFSIQQSHEELVVIARSKVSRDYDLQIEGQNLTEGKKVTIEEAIKLLKETQPDIIEARQFVLGSPLISDMSTVIKEYALVSFKPERSLYEASYELMQRIFTDFDFVSGFTNIATPLKVVMKEKKGVCQDFAQIAIACVRSMGLPARYVSGYIETLPPEGKEKLIGTDASHAWFSVFIPTLGWIDFDPTNNQIPKNQHIVVAHGRDYYDVPPLKGVIYSTGKSKMDVAVDLRPAKNYQSQSQS, from the coding sequence ATGATTTTTGACCTTTGGCACAAAACAAAATATAGTTATGAAAACGGTGCTTCCTTTTGTCATAATATAACCACCTTAAAACCTAAAAGTTTTAAAGGGCAGAATGTATTAGAATACGCTTTAGAAATTAGCCCAGAACCTACTGATATTTCAGAAAGACTCGATTTTTTTGGCAATACAGTTACTCGTTTTTCAATTCAACAAAGTCACGAAGAACTGGTTGTTATAGCACGTAGTAAAGTTTCTAGAGATTATGATTTACAAATAGAAGGACAAAATTTAACTGAAGGAAAAAAAGTTACCATAGAAGAAGCAATTAAATTATTAAAAGAAACCCAGCCAGACATTATTGAAGCTAGACAATTTGTTTTAGGTTCTCCTTTAATTTCTGATATGAGTACTGTTATTAAAGAATACGCATTGGTTTCCTTTAAACCAGAAAGATCTTTATATGAAGCTTCTTACGAATTAATGCAACGTATTTTTACAGATTTCGACTTCGTTTCTGGATTTACAAACATTGCAACACCATTAAAAGTAGTAATGAAAGAGAAAAAAGGTGTTTGTCAAGATTTTGCTCAAATAGCCATTGCTTGTGTAAGGTCTATGGGATTGCCTGCAAGATATGTAAGCGGCTATATAGAAACACTACCACCAGAAGGAAAAGAAAAGCTGATTGGTACAGATGCTTCTCATGCATGGTTTTCTGTATTTATCCCAACCCTAGGTTGGATAGATTTTGACCCAACCAACAACCAAATCCCAAAAAATCAACATATTGTTGTTGCTCATGGTAGAGATTATTATGATGTACCACCATTAAAAGGAGTTATTTACAGTACAGGTAAAAGTAAAATGGATGTGGCCGTAGATTTAAGACCTGCCAAAAATTATCAAAGCCAAAGTCAGTCTTAA
- the mce gene encoding methylmalonyl-CoA epimerase, which yields MNISHIEHLGIAVENLEVSIKYYEEVLGLKCYSIEEVVDQKVKTAFFLVGNTKIELLESTSPDGPIGKFIEKKGQGIHHIAFAVPNATEALKTAEERGVRLVDKVSRKGAEGLNIGFLHPKSTLGVLTELCSKE from the coding sequence ATGAATATTTCACATATAGAGCATTTAGGTATTGCCGTTGAAAATTTAGAAGTTTCAATAAAATATTACGAAGAAGTTTTAGGTTTAAAATGTTATTCTATAGAAGAGGTTGTCGATCAGAAAGTGAAGACAGCCTTTTTTTTGGTGGGTAACACAAAAATAGAATTATTAGAGAGTACTTCTCCGGATGGTCCAATAGGTAAATTTATAGAGAAAAAGGGACAAGGTATTCATCATATTGCCTTTGCTGTCCCCAATGCAACAGAAGCTTTAAAAACTGCTGAAGAACGAGGGGTTAGACTTGTAGATAAGGTTTCTAGAAAAGGTGCTGAAGGGTTAAATATTGGCTTCTTACATCCAAAATCAACATTAGGAGTGCTTACAGAACTTTGTTCTAAAGAATAA
- a CDS encoding biotin/lipoyl-containing protein, which produces MKSYKFKVNENGYTVNIKSHEDNIIQLEVNGTSYEVKMQEEVKKTKTPTLIRSASKQPAAPLQVNPKSAKTRIVAPIPGVVLSIDVKVGDTLKVGDRMLVLEAMKMENSIVCEKAGVISDIKISVGQQVLHDELMIELE; this is translated from the coding sequence ATGAAAAGCTATAAATTTAAAGTAAACGAAAACGGCTACACCGTTAATATAAAATCTCATGAAGATAATATTATTCAATTAGAAGTTAATGGTACATCCTATGAGGTAAAAATGCAAGAGGAGGTTAAAAAAACAAAGACTCCTACATTAATTAGATCTGCGTCTAAACAACCAGCTGCACCTTTACAAGTAAATCCAAAATCTGCAAAAACAAGAATTGTTGCTCCTATTCCTGGAGTCGTTTTGTCTATTGATGTAAAAGTTGGAGATACACTAAAGGTAGGGGATAGAATGCTTGTTTTAGAAGCAATGAAAATGGAAAATAGTATTGTCTGTGAAAAAGCAGGTGTTATTTCCGATATAAAAATAAGTGTAGGACAACAAGTTTTGCATGATGAATTAATGATAGAACTAGAATAA
- a CDS encoding circularly permuted type 2 ATP-grasp protein, translating to MTIEENQIEKTILHDYFLNKSKYDELLISKMEDTSDWKVLLDNLQKIGPKKLASKQVDIDWLLAENGVTYNVYNDPKGLNRPWNLNVVPFIIHQKEWSEIEKGIQQRSEVLNLILKDLYGKRELLKNGIIPPEVIYAHRGFLRSCDQIEYKTAKQLLVHAVDLARGPDGRMWVVNDRTQAPSGMGYALENRFSTTKIIPEIYKHINVRQPSTFFNDFNKLLLSVAPANKENPMVVILTPGPHNETYFEHSYLSSFLGHPLVKGNDLVVRHGKVWLKSLKGLKQVDVILRRVDDSFMDPLELREDSYLGVAGLLEVVRLQNVAIVNPIGSGVLENPALIPFMENICKFFLKEKLILPQIASWWCGQEKERKHVLEDLPSYVVKRIDRSHREHIYFCEFLSKEELKELKAEILENPNRFVAQEKISFSTAPNFIDDKLEPRKIVCRTFSIAKQDSYSVMPGGLVRVATEREELFVSNQRGGTSKDFWIVSDKKQNYLQNYSWNKSVSNQAESINDVPSNTAENLYWSGRYLGRTLFTARYLRMVLNQMTHVQYNDERKSESESLKILFQSITNITSTFPGFTGENEEEALKNPLKELKSLTLDNQRIGGFAQSMQSFNNSYYSLRNLWSKDMWRVFDGIQKQLTKLKEEKVYTISTLSKFFDKIITRLIAFMALSEESILVRQGLLLYFIGLQIEQASMTIEKFRSLIIVNYNEELEYEVLESLLNSHESLNIYRYSYKSYLSIENVLKLLVLDKEYSRSLMYQVKRIKKDIDKLPNTNTSVEMTICQKNINTVIHKIESLSLEEILEIDETSNMRKKLDNLLSDLSDLLHLTSLSVSDTYFNHSQQQKQLVDRKISN from the coding sequence ATGACGATAGAAGAAAATCAAATTGAAAAAACAATCTTACACGATTATTTTTTAAATAAAAGTAAATATGATGAACTATTAATCTCTAAAATGGAAGACACATCAGATTGGAAAGTTTTATTAGACAATTTACAAAAAATTGGACCTAAAAAATTAGCTTCTAAACAAGTTGATATAGATTGGTTATTGGCAGAAAATGGTGTTACCTATAATGTATATAACGATCCTAAAGGATTAAATAGACCTTGGAATTTAAACGTAGTTCCGTTTATAATTCATCAAAAAGAATGGAGCGAAATTGAAAAGGGAATTCAACAAAGATCTGAAGTATTAAACCTTATTTTAAAAGATTTATACGGAAAACGTGAATTGCTTAAAAACGGAATTATTCCGCCAGAAGTAATTTACGCACATCGTGGTTTTTTACGTTCTTGTGATCAAATTGAATATAAAACAGCAAAACAATTACTGGTACATGCAGTAGATTTAGCTAGAGGTCCGGACGGACGTATGTGGGTTGTAAATGACAGAACACAAGCACCTTCTGGTATGGGATATGCTTTAGAAAATAGATTTTCTACAACTAAAATTATTCCTGAAATATATAAGCATATAAACGTTAGGCAGCCATCTACCTTTTTTAATGATTTTAATAAATTGTTATTAAGTGTAGCTCCGGCTAATAAAGAGAACCCAATGGTGGTTATTTTAACACCTGGTCCACATAATGAAACATATTTCGAACATTCTTATTTGTCTTCATTTTTAGGTCATCCTTTGGTAAAAGGAAATGATTTAGTAGTAAGACATGGCAAAGTTTGGCTAAAATCTTTAAAAGGTTTAAAACAAGTAGATGTTATTTTACGACGTGTAGATGACAGCTTTATGGATCCTTTAGAATTAAGAGAAGATTCTTATTTAGGAGTTGCAGGTTTATTAGAAGTTGTTCGCTTACAAAATGTTGCCATCGTAAACCCTATTGGAAGTGGTGTTTTAGAAAACCCTGCTTTAATTCCGTTTATGGAGAATATTTGCAAATTTTTCTTAAAAGAAAAGTTAATTCTACCTCAAATTGCTTCTTGGTGGTGCGGACAAGAAAAAGAGAGAAAACATGTTCTAGAAGACTTACCATCTTATGTAGTAAAAAGAATAGACAGATCGCATAGAGAACATATCTATTTCTGTGAGTTTTTAAGTAAAGAAGAATTAAAGGAACTAAAAGCTGAAATTTTAGAAAACCCAAATAGATTTGTAGCACAAGAAAAAATATCTTTTTCTACAGCTCCTAATTTTATTGATGATAAATTAGAACCTCGTAAAATTGTGTGCAGAACTTTTTCTATTGCAAAACAAGATAGTTATAGCGTTATGCCTGGTGGCTTAGTCAGAGTTGCCACAGAACGTGAAGAACTTTTTGTGTCTAATCAGCGAGGAGGAACTAGTAAAGATTTTTGGATTGTTAGTGATAAAAAACAAAATTACTTACAAAACTATTCTTGGAATAAGAGCGTTTCTAATCAGGCAGAAAGTATTAATGACGTACCAAGTAATACCGCCGAAAACCTATATTGGTCTGGTAGATACTTGGGGAGAACTTTATTTACAGCAAGGTATTTACGCATGGTTTTAAACCAAATGACCCATGTACAATATAATGATGAAAGAAAATCTGAATCTGAAAGTTTAAAAATATTATTTCAGTCTATTACAAACATTACTTCTACGTTTCCTGGTTTTACAGGAGAAAATGAAGAAGAAGCATTAAAGAATCCTCTTAAAGAATTAAAGTCGCTTACTCTAGATAATCAAAGAATTGGAGGTTTTGCTCAATCTATGCAGAGTTTTAACAATTCTTATTATTCTCTCAGAAATCTATGGTCTAAAGATATGTGGCGTGTTTTTGATGGAATTCAGAAACAACTTACAAAACTTAAAGAAGAAAAGGTTTACACTATTTCTACTTTATCTAAGTTCTTTGATAAAATAATTACAAGATTGATTGCTTTTATGGCTTTGTCAGAAGAAAGTATATTAGTAAGACAAGGACTTCTACTCTACTTTATTGGTTTGCAAATAGAACAAGCATCTATGACTATAGAGAAATTTAGGTCTTTAATTATTGTAAATTATAATGAGGAATTAGAGTATGAAGTTTTAGAATCACTTTTAAATAGTCACGAAAGTTTAAACATCTATAGATACAGTTACAAGTCTTATCTAAGTATAGAAAACGTCTTAAAGTTATTAGTTTTAGATAAAGAATACTCTAGATCTTTAATGTACCAAGTAAAAAGGATTAAGAAAGATATTGATAAGTTACCGAATACAAATACATCTGTAGAAATGACTATTTGTCAAAAAAACATCAATACGGTAATTCATAAAATTGAAAGTTTATCACTAGAAGAAATTCTAGAAATTGATGAAACATCTAATATGCGTAAAAAGTTAGACAATTTACTGTCTGATTTGAGTGATTTATTACACTTAACATCTTTATCTGTTTCAGATACTTACTTTAACCACTCTCAGCAACAAAAACAGTTGGTAGATAGAAAAATTTCTAATTAA
- a CDS encoding OadG family protein has translation MTNILLYTDPISEGYVILITGLFIVFSALVILALFFNYGLPVLLYTYKIITKGKDKKISEIKVKGDSNFTGEISAVIGAAVHMYKNEQHDHESAILTIKQVKKTYSPWSSKIYGIQNRL, from the coding sequence ATGACAAATATACTATTATACACAGATCCAATAAGCGAAGGTTATGTTATTCTAATTACCGGGTTATTCATTGTTTTTAGCGCATTAGTTATACTCGCACTTTTCTTTAATTACGGATTACCAGTATTGCTTTATACCTATAAAATAATTACAAAAGGGAAGGATAAGAAAATTAGTGAAATTAAAGTAAAAGGAGATAGCAATTTTACTGGTGAAATTTCTGCGGTTATTGGAGCTGCCGTACACATGTACAAAAATGAACAACATGATCATGAAAGTGCAATTTTAACAATTAAACAAGTTAAAAAAACATATTCACCTTGGAGTTCTAAAATTTACGGAATTCAAAATAGATTATAA
- a CDS encoding DUF2126 domain-containing protein, translated as MALKIVISHKTTYKYDRKVSLSPHIFRLRPAPHSRTPIESYSIKITPEEQFFNWQQDPFGNYVARLVFPEKTDEMSIDVEIIADLKTINPFDFFIEEYAEEYPFVYTETVKKELQPYLEITDKGKLLEEFIKTIDYTPRKTIYFLIDINQKIYEFLNYNIRMDPGVQTCEETLNQKNGSCRDYAWLFVQTLRHLGFGARFVSGYLVQLKSDEKSLDGPSGPEEDFTDLHAWAEVYLPGAGWIGFDATSGLLASEGHIPLACTPSFESAAPVSGMSDKCETEFFFENKVTRILESPRVTKPYTEEQWKEVYKLGNKVEKQLEKGDVRLTMGGEPTFISIDDLESPEWNTTADGPNKRKLAGDLTKGLYDKFGNGAVLHHAQGKWYPGEPLPRWQIEICWRKDGRPIWFNKKYLSSYADNPIVPENSDKLFLETLTKYLRVSAEHILPSFEDPFYHLWEQGNLPIDIDPAKDKDGSLARKKLHEIYEKGASTPVGYLLPLNKTEDKWFSSAWTFRRQHIFLTPGNSPMGLRLPLDSLMEKPEHEIFPIHEPDLFSKKKRLPSFKNIVKKRHQEFLDFGLELNQPNYFVRTALCAEIRDQKLYLFLPPLETAEMFLDLIASIELTARELNVPVIMEGYEPPHDNRLESLKITPDPAVIEVNVHPVTNWKDLCKNTFTFYDEAKKARLGTEKFMLDGKHTGTGGGNHVTLGGTTPADSPLLRKPSLLRSLLTFWQHHPGLTYLFSGSFVGPTSQAPRVDEARLDNLYELEIAFNQIPKDGEVPFWLTDRLFRHLLTDLTGNTHRAEFCIDKLYSPDSSTGRLGILELRGFDMPPHPKMSLVQMLLVRTLVAWFWKKPYEHNLVRWGTELHDKFLIEHYVREDIKDIVDQLNKAGYEFKEDWFDPFFEFRFPLHGMVDINNIHLELRAGIEPWNVLGEEMTGGGTARYVDSSLERLQVKVSNFNEDRFVLSCNGVKVQLNKTSVHGEYVAGVRYKAWDPFSALHPTIPVDTPLVFDIVDTWNKRSIGGCTYFVAHPGGRSYDEYPVNSYEAESRRINRFWEFGHTQGEIDPVESINPNTESTSRSVETNSSSKRFKFKELPVNFEFPYTLDLRKK; from the coding sequence ATGGCATTAAAAATCGTAATATCTCACAAGACAACTTATAAATATGATAGAAAAGTATCTTTATCTCCTCATATTTTTAGGCTAAGACCAGCACCACACTCGAGAACACCTATAGAATCTTATTCTATTAAAATTACGCCAGAAGAACAATTCTTTAATTGGCAACAAGATCCTTTTGGAAATTATGTGGCTCGTTTGGTTTTTCCTGAGAAAACAGATGAAATGTCTATTGATGTTGAAATTATTGCCGATTTAAAAACTATAAACCCTTTTGATTTCTTTATTGAAGAGTATGCAGAAGAATATCCTTTTGTGTATACAGAAACTGTAAAGAAAGAATTACAACCTTATTTAGAAATTACTGATAAAGGAAAGTTATTAGAAGAGTTTATAAAAACGATAGATTATACGCCAAGAAAAACTATTTATTTTTTAATTGATATCAATCAAAAAATTTATGAGTTTTTAAATTATAACATAAGAATGGACCCAGGTGTTCAAACTTGTGAAGAAACTTTGAATCAAAAAAATGGTTCTTGTAGAGATTATGCATGGTTATTTGTACAAACTTTACGTCACTTAGGTTTTGGAGCACGTTTTGTTTCTGGGTATTTAGTACAATTAAAATCAGACGAAAAATCATTAGACGGTCCTTCTGGTCCTGAAGAAGATTTTACAGATTTACATGCTTGGGCAGAAGTATATTTACCGGGTGCTGGTTGGATTGGTTTTGATGCCACTTCTGGTCTTCTAGCAAGTGAAGGTCATATTCCGTTAGCGTGTACTCCTTCTTTTGAAAGTGCTGCCCCTGTTTCTGGAATGTCTGATAAATGTGAAACAGAATTCTTTTTTGAAAACAAAGTAACAAGAATTTTAGAATCTCCAAGAGTTACAAAACCGTATACAGAAGAACAATGGAAAGAAGTATACAAGCTTGGGAATAAAGTAGAAAAGCAATTAGAAAAAGGCGATGTTCGTTTAACAATGGGAGGCGAACCAACCTTTATATCTATTGATGATTTAGAGTCTCCAGAATGGAATACAACTGCAGATGGTCCTAATAAAAGAAAATTAGCAGGAGATTTAACCAAAGGTTTGTATGATAAATTTGGTAATGGAGCTGTTTTGCATCATGCACAAGGAAAATGGTATCCTGGAGAACCTTTACCAAGATGGCAAATAGAAATTTGTTGGCGTAAAGATGGTAGACCGATTTGGTTCAACAAAAAATATTTATCCAGCTATGCTGATAATCCTATTGTTCCAGAAAATTCTGATAAATTATTTTTAGAAACGCTTACTAAATATTTACGTGTTTCTGCAGAACATATTTTACCAAGTTTCGAAGATCCTTTTTATCATTTATGGGAACAAGGTAATTTACCGATAGACATAGATCCTGCAAAAGACAAAGACGGCTCTTTAGCACGTAAAAAATTACATGAAATTTATGAAAAAGGCGCATCTACACCTGTTGGCTATTTACTTCCTTTAAATAAAACGGAAGACAAATGGTTTAGTAGTGCTTGGACTTTTAGAAGACAACACATCTTTTTAACTCCAGGAAACTCTCCTATGGGATTAAGACTACCTTTAGATTCATTAATGGAAAAACCAGAACACGAGATTTTCCCAATTCATGAACCAGACTTATTTTCTAAAAAGAAACGTTTACCAAGTTTTAAAAATATTGTTAAAAAAAGACATCAAGAATTTTTAGACTTCGGATTAGAATTAAACCAACCTAACTATTTTGTACGTACCGCACTTTGTGCCGAAATTAGAGACCAAAAATTATATTTATTTCTACCACCTTTAGAAACGGCAGAAATGTTTTTAGATTTAATAGCTTCTATAGAACTTACGGCAAGAGAGTTAAACGTACCTGTTATAATGGAAGGTTATGAACCACCACATGATAACAGATTAGAATCTCTAAAAATAACACCAGATCCTGCGGTTATTGAAGTAAATGTACATCCTGTTACTAATTGGAAAGACTTGTGTAAAAACACATTTACTTTCTATGATGAAGCTAAAAAAGCAAGATTAGGTACAGAGAAGTTTATGTTAGATGGTAAACATACCGGAACTGGTGGTGGAAATCATGTAACTTTAGGTGGTACAACTCCTGCAGATAGTCCTTTATTACGTAAACCAAGCTTACTAAGAAGTTTATTAACTTTCTGGCAACATCACCCAGGTTTAACGTATTTATTTTCTGGCTCATTTGTTGGTCCAACGAGTCAGGCTCCAAGAGTAGATGAAGCTCGTTTAGACAACTTATACGAGTTAGAAATTGCCTTTAATCAAATTCCAAAAGATGGCGAAGTGCCTTTTTGGTTAACAGATAGATTGTTTAGACATTTATTAACCGATTTAACGGGAAATACACACAGAGCAGAATTTTGTATCGATAAATTATACTCTCCAGATTCTTCTACAGGAAGATTAGGTATTTTAGAATTACGTGGATTTGATATGCCTCCACACCCTAAAATGAGTTTAGTACAAATGTTACTTGTTAGAACTTTAGTTGCTTGGTTCTGGAAAAAACCTTACGAACATAATTTAGTGCGTTGGGGAACAGAATTACACGATAAATTCTTAATAGAACATTACGTAAGAGAAGATATTAAAGATATTGTAGACCAATTAAATAAAGCAGGTTACGAATTTAAAGAAGATTGGTTCGATCCATTTTTCGAATTTAGATTCCCATTACATGGGATGGTAGACATTAATAATATTCATTTAGAATTAAGAGCAGGTATTGAACCTTGGAATGTTTTAGGAGAAGAAATGACTGGTGGCGGAACTGCAAGATATGTAGATTCTTCATTAGAAAGATTACAAGTAAAAGTTTCTAATTTTAATGAAGACCGTTTTGTATTAAGTTGTAACGGCGTTAAAGTACAATTAAACAAGACAAGTGTTCATGGAGAATATGTAGCTGGTGTTCGTTATAAAGCATGGGATCCGTTTTCTGCTTTACACCCAACAATTCCAGTAGATACTCCACTTGTTTTTGATATTGTAGATACTTGGAACAAACGTTCTATTGGAGGTTGTACTTATTTTGTTGCACATCCAGGAGGAAGATCTTATGATGAATATCCAGTAAATAGCTATGAAGCAGAATCGAGACGAATTAATCGTTTCTGGGAATTTGGACATACACAAGGTGAAATTGACCCTGTGGAAAGTATCAACCCAAATACAGAAAGCACTAGTAGAAGTGTAGAAACCAACAGTAGTTCTAAGCGATTTAAGTTTAAAGAATTACCTGTTAATTTTGAATTTCCTTATACCTTAGATTTAAGAAAAAAGTAG
- a CDS encoding alpha-E domain-containing protein, with protein MLARVANNLFWMGRYIERSEHLARFLNVNYFSSLDAPDELSQSRQFVLRSVMYMSANEIIDADITLEEEAVLFNVGLNLEQPYSIVNTFINAHENARSSRDLISTELFECINRINHSYKGYPIDKFVKSGLYEFTSMVTQSASEVRSKIKSTLLHDEVYAIIMLGVYLERAIQVSRIINSKLSDVAAAKEIYGDVIDGSYQWSTLLKCVSTHDMMRSFYKKTPSRKTTLEFIILNGKCPRSIKNCLYQIYKYICIISKNRQITDDSAAFLIGKMKADFEYKLITDIEDNIEEFIADLIEHLVLIADKLEDNYFNISDCTIKPDVKVTTEVKKQTQKQ; from the coding sequence ATGTTAGCAAGAGTAGCCAATAACCTTTTTTGGATGGGAAGATATATTGAACGTTCAGAGCACTTAGCAAGGTTTTTAAACGTAAATTATTTTTCATCTTTAGACGCACCAGATGAATTATCACAATCTAGACAATTTGTATTAAGATCTGTAATGTACATGTCTGCTAATGAAATTATAGACGCAGATATTACATTAGAAGAAGAAGCTGTTTTATTTAATGTTGGTCTAAATTTAGAGCAACCCTATTCAATTGTAAATACTTTTATTAATGCGCATGAAAATGCAAGAAGCTCTAGAGATTTAATTTCAACAGAATTATTTGAATGTATCAATAGAATTAACCATAGTTATAAAGGATATCCGATAGATAAATTTGTAAAAAGTGGCTTATACGAATTTACTTCAATGGTAACCCAATCTGCTTCTGAGGTAAGAAGTAAAATTAAAAGTACGCTTTTGCATGATGAAGTGTATGCTATAATTATGTTAGGTGTATATTTAGAAAGAGCAATACAAGTATCAAGAATTATTAATTCTAAATTAAGTGATGTTGCGGCAGCTAAAGAAATTTATGGAGATGTTATTGATGGTAGTTACCAGTGGTCTACGCTTTTAAAATGTGTATCTACACATGATATGATGCGTAGTTTTTATAAAAAAACGCCTTCTAGAAAAACTACATTAGAGTTTATTATTTTAAACGGAAAATGTCCAAGATCTATTAAAAATTGTTTGTATCAAATATACAAATACATCTGTATTATTTCTAAAAACAGACAAATCACAGATGATTCGGCAGCTTTTTTGATAGGTAAAATGAAAGCTGATTTTGAGTATAAACTGATAACAGATATTGAAGATAATATAGAAGAGTTTATTGCCGATTTAATTGAGCATTTAGTTTTAATTGCTGATAAGTTGGAAGATAATTATTTCAATATTTCTGATTGTACAATAAAACCAGATGTTAAAGTTACTACTGAAGTTAAAAAGCAAACTCAAAAGCAATAA
- a CDS encoding acyl-CoA carboxylase subunit beta: MANQDKINELIEKRAEAKMGGGEKRIDSQHAKGKLTARERIDILLDDDSFEEFDMFVTHRTKSFGLDKQIYLSDGVVTGHGTIDGRIVYVFAQDFTVFGGSLSETYALKICKVMDMAMKIGVPVIGLNDSGGARIQEGVRSLAGYAEIFQRNIMASGVIPQISSILGPCAGGAVYSPALTDFTIMTDQTSYMFVTGPKVVKTVTGEVVTAEELGGAKIHSTRSGVSHFLAENDEENLLLVRKLLSYLPSNNLEEAPILPCNDPIDRLEDALNDIIPENPNQPYDIVDVISILADNGEFTEVHRNYARNICVGFARFNGRPVGIVANQPKYYAGVLDIDASRKAARFVRFCDAFNIAIVTLVDVPGFLPGTGQEYGGIILHGAKLLFAYGEATVPKVTITLRKSYGGAHDVMSCKQLRGDVNYAWPTAEIAVMGAKGAVEVLEGSNIRKIEDADEKQEYIQKKEDEYTARFANPYMAAKYGFIDDVIEPRNTRFRIIRALELLQNKKDVNPPKKHSNIPL; this comes from the coding sequence ATGGCAAATCAAGATAAAATTAACGAACTCATTGAAAAGAGAGCGGAAGCGAAAATGGGTGGTGGAGAAAAACGTATCGATTCTCAGCATGCTAAAGGTAAATTAACTGCACGCGAGCGTATAGATATTCTTTTAGACGATGATAGTTTTGAAGAGTTTGATATGTTTGTAACACACAGAACAAAATCTTTTGGATTGGATAAACAAATTTATCTTTCTGATGGTGTTGTTACAGGTCATGGTACTATAGACGGAAGAATTGTGTATGTGTTTGCACAAGATTTTACCGTTTTCGGAGGTTCTTTATCTGAAACTTATGCATTAAAAATATGTAAAGTGATGGATATGGCAATGAAAATTGGAGTTCCCGTAATTGGATTAAATGATTCTGGTGGAGCACGTATTCAAGAAGGGGTAAGGTCTTTAGCTGGATATGCAGAAATTTTTCAAAGAAATATTATGGCTTCTGGTGTAATTCCTCAAATTTCCTCAATTTTAGGTCCTTGTGCTGGTGGTGCTGTGTATTCTCCGGCATTAACAGATTTTACAATTATGACGGATCAAACAAGTTATATGTTTGTTACAGGTCCTAAAGTGGTAAAAACCGTAACAGGTGAAGTTGTAACTGCAGAAGAATTAGGTGGCGCTAAAATTCACTCTACTAGATCTGGCGTTTCTCATTTCTTAGCAGAAAATGATGAAGAAAACTTATTATTAGTTCGTAAATTATTAAGTTACTTGCCATCAAATAATTTAGAAGAAGCACCAATACTTCCTTGTAATGACCCAATTGACAGGTTAGAAGATGCTTTAAATGATATTATTCCAGAAAATCCAAATCAACCTTATGACATTGTAGATGTAATATCAATACTTGCAGATAATGGCGAGTTTACGGAAGTTCATAGAAATTATGCAAGAAATATTTGTGTTGGTTTTGCTAGATTTAATGGACGTCCAGTTGGTATTGTTGCCAATCAACCAAAATATTATGCAGGTGTTTTAGATATTGATGCTTCTAGAAAAGCTGCTCGATTTGTTCGTTTTTGTGATGCTTTTAATATAGCTATTGTAACCTTAGTTGATGTACCAGGTTTCTTGCCAGGAACAGGTCAAGAATATGGCGGAATTATTTTACATGGAGCAAAATTACTATTTGCCTATGGTGAAGCAACTGTGCCAAAAGTAACGATTACTTTACGTAAATCTTATGGAGGTGCACATGATGTTATGAGTTGTAAGCAACTACGTGGAGATGTAAATTATGCATGGCCAACGGCAGAAATTGCAGTAATGGGAGCAAAAGGAGCTGTTGAAGTTTTAGAAGGATCTAATATTAGAAAAATAGAAGATGCAGATGAAAAGCAAGAGTACATTCAGAAAAAAGAGGATGAGTACACTGCAAGGTTCGCAAATCCATACATGGCAGCAAAATACGGTTTTATAGACGATGTAATTGAGCCAAGAAATACTCGTTTTAGAATTATTAGAGCTTTAGAATTACTTCAGAATAAAAAAGATGTAAATCCCCCAAAGAAACACTCAAACATTCCATTATAA